AGACGGTAACAAAGGCTGTTCGCTCAGGGACTCTATTTCCTTTTGGTCAAGATGCTGCAGGTGAAGATCCGATTAAACAGTTTAGTGAAGGGAAAATGGCTATGATCTATGGTGATGATAAGCTGCTCACCCAGATCACTGATCGGAAAGCGGATTGGGCGATGGTTTCGGAGCCTTTTCATTCGAAACAACCGGATGTTGGAAAGAATTATCGCTATCTTCAATACATGGGGTTATCCGTGAACGCCCCGCATCGGGAATTGGCTTGGGAGGTAATGAAGCTATTGAACGGGGAAAAAGCTGCTTTGTCCTTTTCCGGTCAAGGGATTCCTATTCGTAAGGCAGTTGCTAATACTAGCTATAATAATTTCGATCTAAAGCCTTTTTATTCTTTGAGACCCAATGATTCTGAAGCGGCAGACCTTGCTCCGACCGGATTAAATCCGGAGTTCTATTTGGATTTGTATTCGGAAGGTGATAAGAAAGTGAAAGAGGTTATAGAGAGTAAGGTGACCATAGATCAGGCTTTACTTGAATTGGAGGAGCTAGGGCAGGCTCTGGTAAAACGTTATACGAAAGCAGAGTGAAGGCGTAAACGGACATATGGGGCATTAATCAAGCTTCGGCGAATCGTGGTTTTGCATAGCCATGGTTCGCCTCTTTTATTTGTAATTAAGCAACGAGCAGTATAAATCTATGATACACTGGAAATCAAATAGATATGTTTTTATCGTGGCTTATACAGGTATACTATCTAGAGGAAATAAAAAGGATGGATCATAATGGATTTTTCAAAACTCATAAGAGAAGCGAACATAGAGCATGCGATTAAAGGGGAAGTAAAGACAAAGCTGAGCGACATTCTTCAGCTTTTTTCCAAAGCTAGCTTGCTTACGGTAGCAAAGAATTACGAGCTTTCAGGGCGATCCAAGATGAATAAGCAGGAGCTTGTGGATTCGCTGTTCGAAACGGTTACGGATGTTAGCGAATTGGAGTCTGTGCTGATTATTACGGAGGAAAAAGGGTGGGATTTGTTCCAAAGCCTTGTAAATACTCCGTATGTCCAAGAAGAAACGTTTAACCCAGGGATGTATTTGTTTTTGCTGGAACGGAGCTTGCTGTTTTCATTCTATTATGAGGACAAGCTCTACTACACCATTCCGGAAGAAATTAAGGAAACTTATAAGCAATTGCTACAGGGAACGTTTCTTGAAGCTCGTGATCGCTATCAATTAATTAATCAGTATGTTACCGCATCATCGAATCTGTATGGGGCATGTAAGCTAGACAAGGTAGTCGAAATTTTTAATGCTCAGAATGAAAAGCAATTAGACCAGAAAGAGTTTATTCATTTTTATAGCATGGCTTCCAGCAAGCATCAACAATGGTATTTATATCAAGGGTACATTTTTAGCAATGATTTTGAATCAGATGATCAAGACGAAGACTTAGAAGCACATCTAGAGAGAACCAAGCATAAACCGTATTATACTCCACCTAAAGCGGAGTTTTTGAAACACGCGGATTCTGGATATTATCGAAAAACTGCACAACTAGATAACTTGAAAGCTTTTATTTTAAAGAACATGTGCAAGGATAAACAGCTTGTAGAAGTACTTATGGATGATATTCAGCTTGTTTGCTCAATGGAAAGGCCAATGAGTGATGTCATTAACGAGTTAGAGAGAAGAAACATCATTTTTGATAATCAGGGACAAGTTCAGGCGATTATGCCACTGATCATAGACGTCTATAATAATACGAGAATTTGGTCTAATAACGGTTATACACCTGCGGAGTTAGGGGCAATATCTGGTAAAACTACACCCAAATTTAGTCCTGCCATACCAAAGTTTAGTACTGCCACACCAAAACCGAGTAAAATAGGTAGAAATGACCCTTGCACGTGTGGGAGCGGGAAAAAGTACAAAAAATGCTGCGGCCAATGAGCTGTAATGGCGGAGTAACAATATTTATGAGCTAGAAGTATACCATTCATAATAATAGCTGCATGTGCAGCAAATCAAATGGACCGTTCTAAAGTTAATTTAGGGCGGTCTTTTGTGTGCTTTGCAGTGCATTCGACTAAGGTGCGAAAGCCACCATTCCAATAATTGCTTGCTGCAACCTATTGCGCTTAGCCTTCGTCAAACATGTATCACAGCTAGGGATGGTGCATAATGATGAAAAATAAAAAAATAGCCTTATCCGGACTAATCGTAGCAACTGCTGCTTCATTGTTTTCTGCTCCGCCATCGCATGCGGCAGAAGTAATTAACTCCGTACAATTTAAGTGGGGTCAACCTTCTTATACGAATAGCACAGGTAAACATCTCCTGGCGGTAGCACCTTATGAGCTTCATGGACATTCCATGGTTCCACTTCGGGCATTGACTGAATCACTTGGTACAAGCATCAACTGGAATAAAGCGAGTC
This portion of the Cohnella abietis genome encodes:
- a CDS encoding YecA family protein, with protein sequence MDFSKLIREANIEHAIKGEVKTKLSDILQLFSKASLLTVAKNYELSGRSKMNKQELVDSLFETVTDVSELESVLIITEEKGWDLFQSLVNTPYVQEETFNPGMYLFLLERSLLFSFYYEDKLYYTIPEEIKETYKQLLQGTFLEARDRYQLINQYVTASSNLYGACKLDKVVEIFNAQNEKQLDQKEFIHFYSMASSKHQQWYLYQGYIFSNDFESDDQDEDLEAHLERTKHKPYYTPPKAEFLKHADSGYYRKTAQLDNLKAFILKNMCKDKQLVEVLMDDIQLVCSMERPMSDVINELERRNIIFDNQGQVQAIMPLIIDVYNNTRIWSNNGYTPAELGAISGKTTPKFSPAIPKFSTATPKPSKIGRNDPCTCGSGKKYKKCCGQ